One genomic window of Pungitius pungitius chromosome 11, fPunPun2.1, whole genome shotgun sequence includes the following:
- the myh14 gene encoding myosin-10 isoform X3 has protein sequence MSKPTGGGVNDVTHFLASGAPLPGSPTSKPTFTAASQADWAAKRLVWVPSEKHGFESASIREERGDEVEVELTDSQRKLTLSREEVQRMNPPRFSKVEDMADLTCLNEASVLHNLRERYYSGLIYTYSGLFCVVVNPYKNLPIYTEAIVEMYRGKKRHEMPPHIYAISEAAYRSMLQDREDQAILCTGESGAGKTENTKKVIQYLAHVASSHKGGTLGRNKEATQMDGSKSLTRGSSLGNKSMQYGELERQLLQANPILEAFGNAKTVKNDNSSRFGKFIRINFDVAGYIVGANIETYLLEKSRATRQAKDERTFHIFYQLLCGTSAETKADLLLGTADEYRFLSGGSIPVPGQSDSENFTQTMDSMVIMGFTPEESLSMLKVMSAVLQLGNISFMKEKNHDQASMPDNTAAQKLCHLLGINVLEFTRAILTPRIKVGREYVQKAQTKEQADFAVEALAKASYERLFRWLVHRINRALDRRQRQGASFIGILDIAGFEIFQLNSFEQLCINYTNEKLQQLFNHTMFILEQEEYQREGIEWSFIDFGLDLQPCIDLIERPAQPPGVLALLDEECWFPRATDRSFVEKVSNEQGTHPKFFKPKQPRGEADFSIIHYAGKVDYKAQDWLVKNMDPLNDNVASLLHQSSDHFVSELWKEDIQTLPRVYFFDSYATLQANGSDMDRIVGLDQVSSGENSGPVTFGASGLKTKKGMFRTVGQLYKESLTKLMATLRNTNPNFLRCIIPNHEKKSGKLSPNLVLDQLRCNGVLEGIRICRQGFPNRIPFQEFRQRYEILTPNAIPRTFMDGKQASELMIRALELDLNLFRVGQSKVFFRAGVLAHLEEERDLKITDTIIRFQSASRGYLARKSFLKKQQQMSALRVMQRNCSAYLKLRNWQWWRLFTKVKPLLQVTRQDEEIQVRETELQKAKDNLTRVEQDYTELDKKHAQLIEEKSVLADQLQAEAELFAEAEEMRARLANRKQELEEVLGEMESRLLEEEERGVQFANEKKRMQQNIQDLEEQLEEEESARQRLLLEKVTLETRVKSLESDSMNAGDQRDRLSKEKKLLEERLSEVTDQLTEEEEKTKSLNKLKNKQEAVIADLEERLKREEQGRMEQEKWRRKMENDSVDAQEQLSDLGMLSAELRGSLAQKEKEITTLQGRLEEEGARRTDAQRALREAMSQVSELKEEVDNERQMRERAEKQRRDLGEELEALRTELEDTLDTTAAQQELRSRRESELNDLQRCVEEETRHHEAQLSELRVKHSAAIDSLQEQLDNSKRARQSLEKAKSVLEEERQNLSDELKSLQASRLESERGRKRAEGQLQEYSARLTQADREREDREERVHKLQCEIENLSGNLSSIDTKSIRLTKEVSSLESQLHDAKELLQDETRQKVALGLRVRALEEERNGLMERQEEEEERAKEFTRQIQTLTQQLAELRKQSEEVNTGVEIGEETRRKLQRELDSANQRERQKEEEKDRVERQKERLREEIEDMTLALQRERQNCTALEKRQKKFDQCLAEEKAVSARLAEEKDRAEADSREKETRYLSLSRALQEAQDQREELERNNKQLRLEMEQLVNQQDDVGKSVHELERTRRSLETEAQNLRAQTQELEEELTEAENSRLRLEVTLQALKAQFEREISTSEEKGEEKRRALSKQVKELEIQLEEERSQRSQAVTTKKQLEAELQEAEAQAETGSRGKEEAVKQLRRLQGQLKEALRELEESRLARDEVISQSKDNEKKIQTLEAEVLHFTEELAVSERQRRQAQQERDEMADEIVNSSSGKNAIFEEKRRLEARVTQLEEELEEEQSNSELLADRQRKSTLQVETLTVQLQGERTLAQKAEAAREHLERQNKDLKSRLTELEGTVRGKHKLSVAALEAKIESMEELVEQERQERAIANKLMRKTEKKLKEVMMQAEDERRHADQYREQLDKSMVRLKQLKRQLEEVEEDNSRSNAQKRKLQREMEELTDSCQSMTREVTTLRSQLRRAPLPLAMRGRRALVDDFSLENSDSEEPPASPTPSSGLPRTPTPSSEHSLDPPPPYSVNHTE, from the exons AGGCGAGTCTGGAGCTGGGAAAACAGAGAACACTAAGAAAGTCATCCAGTATTTGGCCCATGTGGCATCCTCCCATAAGGGGGGCACGCTGGGTAGAAACAAGGAAGCCACACAG ATGGACGGCTCTAAGTCCCTAACGAGAGGCAGTTCTTTGGGGAACAAG AGTATGCAATAT GGTGAGCTGGAGAGACAGCTCCTGCAGGCCAATCCTATACTGGAGGCCTTCGGAAACGCAAAGACTGTCAAGAATGACAACTCCTCCAGATTT GGTAAATTCATACGCATTAACTTTGATGTGGCGGGGTACATTGTTGGTGCCAACATTGAGACCT ACCTCCTTGAAAAGTCCAGGGCCACCCGTCAGGCCAAAGATGAGAGGACGTTCCACATATTTTACCAGTTGCTGTGTGGAACTTCAGCCGAGACAAAAG CGGACCTCCTCTTAGGAACCGCCGATGAGTACCGCTTTCTAAGTGGAGGCTCCATCCCTGTTCCTGGTCAGAGCGATTCAGAAAACTTCACCCAGACCATGGACTCCATGGTTATAATGGGCTTCACCCCGGAGGAGTCGCTCT CCATGCTTAAGGTGATGTCTGCTGTGCTCCAGCTGGGGAACATTTCCTTCATGAAGGAGAAGAATCATGACCAGGCCTCAATGCCTGATAACACAGCTGCTCAGAAACTGTGCCATCTGCTGGGCATCAACGTGCTGGAGTTCACCCGGGCCATCCTCACTCCTAGAATCAAAGTGGGTCGAGAGTATGTGCAGAAGGCCCAGACGAAAGAACAG GCTGACTTTGCTGTGGAGGCCCTGGCTAAGGCCTCATATGAGCGTCTGTTCAGATGGCTGGTCCACCGGATCAACAGAGCTCTGGACCGCAGACAGCGACAGGGAGCCTCCTTTATCGGCATTCTTGATATCGCTGGATTTGAGATCTTTCAG CTGAACTCCTTTGAGCAGCTGTGTATCAACTACACGAACgaaaagctgcagcagctcttcaACCACACCATGTTCAtcctggagcaggaggagtaccAGCGGGAGGGCATAGAATGGAGCTTCATCGACTTTGGCCTTGACTTGCAGCCCTGCATTGACCTCATCGAGAGACCA GCCCAACCGCCTGGTGTCCTTGCCCTTTTGGACGAAGAGTGTTGGTTCCCGCGGGCGACGGACCGCTCTTTTGTGGAGAAGGTGTCCAACGAACAAGGCACCCATCCAAAATTCTTTAAACCAAAGCAGCCACGCGGGGAAGCTGACTTCTCCATCATTCATTACGCTGGCAAG GTGGACTACAAGGCACAGGATTGGTTAGTGAAGAACATGGATCCTCTCAATGACAACGTGGCGTCTCTTCTCCACCAGTCATCTGATCATTTTGTCTCAGAGCTCTGGAAGGAGG ATATTCAAACTCTTCCTCGTGTGTACTTCTTTGACTCGTATGCCACACTACAGGCTAACGGCTCTGACA TGGACAGGATTGTGGGTCTGGACCAGGTGTCGTCGGGGGAGAATAGTGGGCCAGTCACATTTGGAGCGTcagggctgaagacaaagaaggGCATGTTCAGGACCGTTGGTCAGCTTTACAAGGAGTCTCTCACAAAGCTGATGGCCACGCTGAGGAACACTAACCCCAACTTCCTGCGCTGCATCATCCCCAACCACGAGAAGAAG TCTGGTAAGCTGTCTCCCAATCTGGTTTTGGACCAACTGAGGTGTAATGGAGTTCTAGAGGGGATCCGTATTTGCAGACAAGGCTTCCCAAACCGCATCCCATTCCAGGAGTTCcgacagag ATATGAGATCCTGACTCCAAATGCTATTCCTCGCACCTTCATGGATGGCAAACAGGCGTCAGAACTCATG ATCAGAGCTTTGGAACTGGATCTCAACCTGTTCAGGGTGGGTCAGAGCAAAGTCTTTTTCAGAGCTGGAGTCCTGGCTCAtttggaagaagaaagagaccTGAAGATCACCGACACCATCATACGCTTCCAGAGCGCCTCGAGAGGCTATCTCGCTCGCAA ATCCTTCctaaagaagcagcagcagatgagcGCTCTGAGGGTCATGCAGAGGAACTGCTCTGCTTACCTCAAACTCAGGAACTGGCAGTGGTGGCGGCTGTTCACAAAG GTGAAGCCTCTGCTGCAAGTGACCCGCCAAGACGAGGAGATCCAGGTCAGAGAGACGGAGCTCCAGAAGGCCAAGGACAATCTTACCCGAGTGGAGCAGGACTACACGGAGCTCGATAAGAAACACGCTCAG CTGATAGAAGAGAAGTCGGTGCTGGCTGACCAGCTGCAGGCGGAGGCCGAGCTGTTTGCGGAGGCAGAAGAGATGAGGGCCAGGTTGGCCAACCGGAAACAGGAGCTAGAGGAGGTGCTGGGTGAGATGGAGAGTCGTTtgctggaagaggaggagagaggcgtGCAGTTTGCGAATGAGAAGAAGAGGATGCAGCAGAATATACAG GACCTGGAGGAACagttagaggaggaggaaagtgcCCGgcagcgcctcctgctggaAAAGGTTACCTTGGAGACCAGAGTGAAAAGTCTGGAGTCCGACTCGATGAATGCAGGGGACCAACGAGACCGACTCAGCAAG GAGAAGAAACTGTTGGAGGAGCGTCTGAGCGAAGTAACGGATCAGCtcactgaggaagaggagaaaaccAAAAGTCTGAACAAACTCAAGAACAAACAGGAGGCTGTGATCGCTGACCTAGAGG AGCGCCTAAAGCGTGAGGAGCAGGGACGCATGGAGCAggagaagtggaggaggaagatggagaacgACTCGGTGGACGCCCAGGAGCAGCTGTCAGACCTGGGCATGCTGTCGGCCGAGCTGAGGGGCAGTCTGGctcagaaagagaaggaaattaCCACCCTTCAGGGCCG GTTGGAGGAAGAAGGAGCACGTCGCACAGATGCTCAGAGGGCACTGAGGGAGGCCATGTCACAGgtgtctgagctgaaggaggaagTGGACAACGAACGGCAGATGAGGGAAAGGGCAGAGAAACAGCGGCGAGACCTGGGGGAGGAGCTAGAGGCTCTAAGAACTGAGCTGGAGGACACTCTGGACACCACAGCTGCGCAGCAGGAGCTACG GTCGCGTCGGGAATCAGAGTTAAATGACCTCCAGCGCTGTGTCGAAGAGGAGACTCGCCACCACGAGGCTCAGCTATCAGAGCTCCGAGTCAAACACAGTGCTGCTATAGACAGCCTCCAGGAACAGCTGGACAATAGCAAGAGA GCACGTCAGTCCCTGGAGAAGGCCAAGTCGGTGCTGGAGGAAGAGAGGCAGAATTTGAGCGACGAGCTCAAAAGCCTCCAAGCAAGCCGCTTGGAGAGTGAGAGAGGCCGCAAGAGGGCCGAGGGTCAGCTGCAGGAGTACAGCGCCAGATTGACTCAGGCTGACAGGGAGCGGGAAGATAGGGAAGAGCGAGTGCACAAGCTACAG TGTGAAATTGAGAATCTTTCTGGCAATTTGTCCTCCATTGACACCAAAAGCATTCGACTCACTAAAGAGGTCAGCAGCCTGGAGAGTCAGCTGCACGATGCAAAG gAACTGCTCCAGGATGAAACTCGTCAGAAGGTGGCTCTGGGCCTGAGGGTGCgagcgctggaggaggagaggaatggACTAATGgaaagacaggaggaggaggaggagagggcaaaAGAGTTTACTCGTCAGATCCAGACTCTTACCCAGCAG CTGGCAGAGCTTCGTAAGCAGTCAGAGGAGGTCAACACTGGGGTGGAAATCGGGGAGGAGACGCGCAGGAAACTCCAGAGAGAGCTTGACAGCGCCAACCAGAGAGAGcgacagaaggaggaggagaaggatcgGGTGGAGAGGCAGAAGGAGCGACTGAGGGAAGAGATAGAGGACATGACACTtgccctgcagagagagagacagaattgCACTGCCCTGgagaagaggcagaagaagTTTGACCAG TGTCTGGCGGAGGAGAAGGCAGTGAGCGCCCGGCTGGCGGAGGAAAAGGACAGAGCGGAAGCAGACAGCCGAGAGAAGGAGACAAGATATCTGTCTCTTTCTCGAGCCCTGCAG GAGGCCCAGGATCAGAGGGAAGAGCTAGAGAGGAACAACAAGCAGCTCCGTCTGGAGATGGAACAGCTCGTAAACCAGCAGGACGACGTCGGCAAGAGC GTGCACGAGTTGGAACGTACCCGCAGGTCATTAGAAACAGAAGCCCAGAACCTACGGGCTCAAacgcaggagctggaggaggagctgacggAGGCGGAGAACTCCAGGCTGAGGCTGGAGGTCACACTGCAGGCGCTCAAGGCCCAATTTGAGAGGGAGATAAGCACCAGcgaggagaagggagaggagaagaggagggcgCTCAGCAAACAG gtgaaggagctggagatccagctggaggaggagaggagtcagCGGTCTCAGGCTGTGACCACCAAGAAGCAGCTGGAAGCTGAACTGCAGGAAGCCGAGGCCCAGGCGGAGACGGGCAGCCGGGGGAAAGAGGAGGCTGTGAAGCAGCTACGCAGGCTGCAG GGTCAATTGAAAGAAGCTCTGCGCGAGCTCGAAGAAAGCCGGCTGGCTCGGGATGAGGTGATCTCACAGTCGAAAGACAACGAAAAGAAGATCCAAACTCTGGAAGCGGAAGTCCTACACTTCACTGAG GAGCTTGCTGTatcagagaggcagaggagacaGGCTCAGCAGGAGAGAGACGAGATGGCCGATGAGATAGTCAACAGCAGCTCTGGAAA GAACGCAATATTTGAAGAAAAGCGGAGGTTGGAAGCACGAGTcactcagctggaggaggagctggaggaggagcagagtaACTCTGAACTGCTGGCGGACAGACAAAGGAAGAGTACTTTACAG GTGGAGACTCTGACCGTGCAGCTGCAAGGAGAGAGGACTTTGGCCCAAAAGGCCGAGGCAGCCCGGGAGCATTTGGAGAGACAGAACAAGGATCTAAAGAGCCGACTGACAGAGCTGGAGGGAACAGTGAGGGGCAAGCACAAGCTCAGCGTCGCCGCCCTGGAGGCCAAGATAGAGTcgatggaggagctggtggaacaggagagaca GGAACGAGCCATTGCCAACAAACTGATGCGGAAGACAGAGAAGAAACTGAAGGAAGTGATGATGCAGGCAGAAGACGAGAGAAGACACGCAGACCAGTACAGAGAACAG TTGGATAAATCCATGGTCCGCTTGAAGCAGCTGAAGAGGCaactggaggaggtggaggaggacaacTCTCGCTCCAACGCCCagaagaggaagctgcagagagagatggaggagctcaCTGACAGCTGTCAGAGCATGACAAGAGAGGTCACCACTCTCCGCAGCCAGCTCAG GCGTGCTCCGTTGCCCCTGGCGATGCGTGGACGCAGAGCGCTGGTCGACGACTTCTCTTTGGAGAACTCCGACTCGGAGGAGCCGCCCGCCTCACCGACCCCTTCCTCAGGACTCCCCAGGACCCCGACTCCCTCCTCCGAACACAGCCTGGACCCCCCGCCGCCCTACAGCGTCAACCACACAGAGTGA